One part of the uncultured Bacteroides sp. genome encodes these proteins:
- a CDS encoding glycoside hydrolase family 125 protein, whose amino-acid sequence MTSRRDFLKKGGLGLASLALGGTLDSYGKTVSGIFAEKNYISQRPELAKRQFTSKAVEEAIVRVKKKIKDPKLAWMFENCYPNTLDTTVHFKMIGNKPDTVVYTGDIHAMWLRDSVGQTLPYLQLVEKDPQLKLMFQGLINRQNQCILIDPYANAFNEGPTGSEWESDLTNMKPELHERKWEIDSLCFPIRLAYNYWKKTGDTSVFDSTWEKAMHAVVRTFKEQQRKDGLGPYKFQRKTEKQLDTQSNDGYGSPVKPVGLIVSTFRPSDDASTFGFLIPSNLFAVKSLKQLAEILRNVKNDTAFANECEALADEVMAAINKYAIIEHPKYGKIYAYEIDGFGGVLLMDDANVPGLLSLPYIDCVSANDEIYQNTRKFVWSEDNPYFFKGTAGEGIGGPHVSHVGLSMIWPLSIIIKAMTTSDDNEIKACIRMLRDTDADTGFMHESFDKNDPKNYTRSWFAWLNSTFGELIMKLDKENKLYLLS is encoded by the coding sequence ATGACTTCACGTAGAGATTTTTTAAAAAAAGGAGGACTAGGATTAGCTTCTCTAGCTCTAGGAGGAACACTGGATTCTTATGGAAAAACAGTTTCCGGAATATTTGCTGAAAAGAATTATATTTCTCAACGTCCGGAACTGGCAAAACGTCAATTCACGTCTAAGGCCGTTGAAGAAGCTATCGTTCGGGTAAAAAAGAAAATCAAAGATCCAAAACTAGCCTGGATGTTTGAGAACTGCTATCCTAATACACTAGATACTACTGTTCATTTTAAAATGATAGGCAACAAACCTGATACAGTTGTTTATACAGGTGATATTCATGCTATGTGGTTGCGCGATTCTGTGGGACAGACACTTCCTTATTTGCAGTTAGTAGAAAAAGATCCACAATTGAAGCTGATGTTTCAGGGACTTATAAATCGCCAAAATCAATGTATTTTGATTGATCCGTATGCAAACGCATTCAATGAAGGACCTACAGGAAGTGAATGGGAAAGCGATCTGACAAATATGAAACCAGAACTTCATGAACGTAAATGGGAAATAGATTCTTTATGTTTTCCAATTCGTTTGGCTTATAATTACTGGAAGAAAACAGGTGATACATCGGTTTTTGATTCTACCTGGGAAAAAGCAATGCATGCTGTAGTTCGTACTTTTAAAGAACAGCAACGTAAAGATGGACTAGGTCCATATAAGTTCCAGCGTAAAACAGAGAAGCAATTAGATACACAATCTAATGATGGATATGGTTCACCAGTGAAACCTGTCGGACTTATAGTTTCAACTTTCCGTCCTTCAGATGATGCTTCTACCTTTGGCTTCCTCATACCTTCTAACCTTTTTGCAGTAAAGTCATTAAAACAATTAGCTGAAATATTGCGCAATGTGAAAAATGATACTGCTTTTGCAAATGAATGTGAGGCTTTGGCTGATGAAGTAATGGCTGCAATTAATAAGTATGCAATCATTGAACATCCTAAATATGGAAAGATATATGCTTATGAAATAGATGGTTTTGGTGGCGTTTTGTTAATGGATGATGCTAATGTTCCAGGATTACTGTCTTTACCTTATATTGATTGCGTATCTGCAAATGATGAAATTTATCAGAATACCCGTAAATTTGTATGGAGCGAAGATAATCCTTACTTCTTTAAAGGTACTGCAGGGGAAGGCATTGGTGGACCTCACGTTTCGCATGTGGGACTTAGCATGATTTGGCCATTAAGTATAATCATAAAAGCAATGACTACTTCGGATGATAATGAGATTAAAGCATGTATAAGAATGTTGCGTGATACAGATGCCGATACTGGTTTTATGCATGAATCTTTTGATAAGAATGATCCTAAGAACTATACCAGAAGCTGGTTTGCATGGTTAAACTCAACCTTTGGTGAATTGATTATGAAATTGGATAAAGAAAATAAATTGTATTTACTTTCCTAA
- a CDS encoding glycoside hydrolase family 2 TIM barrel-domain containing protein, which yields MMKKNSLIVAFLSLICATGLFAQNRYELNSGWKCRSIKEEKALGEDISSPSYTLSGWKNAVVPGTVLTTMLANKEIPDPFYGMNNEQIPDIYKTGRDYYTYWFVKNFKEEQPENGNQVWLKFRGINYSCRIYLNGKLVNKEPYEGMYLRKSFNITKLLSKTGDNRLAVIVFPPDPVGNPNGGQGGDGTIARGVSHQYVAGWDWIRPIRDRNTGIWDKVYIEKTGSVNLSDPHIITQVPGKRTPEGKQSEALIKVSTEVENASDKAVSGVVKFSVEGNVISKEVTLEPNSKQTVSLPVYKMQNPRLWWPSGYGEQNLYKSEISFEEKNKGISDSESVQFGVREIQTQWNPITSSREIHVNGQKIFIKGGNWIISDAMLRFTPERYDAEIRYHRDMNLNLIRIWGGALVERPEFYEACDRYGMLVFQDFWMSGDCNGRWLDPMKKEDQWTRRNYPDNHNLFLECAADMVKMVRNHPSLAIWCGGNEIAPPDDILTVLRDSIITKLDGTRMFFDFSNTEKMSLNTIGGNGDGPYSIQPLSVFWNHKTWPFNSEVGSVGVGDYESLKRFIPEKNMVLPVYHPNEKPNETADSVWTYHTYTGVGYEGFLEPYGTPSDIKDFCMKAQLVNYDQYRGLMEGFSSHMWNWYTGVIIWKTQNPWTAMRGQMYDYYLDPNACLFGLRNGSEKLHTMCNPTDGTLMLVNNGFKACDNLTLTATWFDMNGKSSEITQKTISIDASSSKKLFSIKKELDVLAKEKGGFLRLQLMDESKQVVSENVYWLADGTGKYSGLSTMNKAKLKVSVKPLKAGKVEVTLSNPASNPVAFFNRVSVVDKKTGERVLPVFYSDNYFSVVPGGEKKIEIEYNASSKSSQVITVAGWNVELQEITIPKIK from the coding sequence ATGATGAAAAAAAACAGTCTGATAGTCGCTTTTCTCTCTCTTATCTGTGCAACGGGCCTTTTTGCTCAGAACCGCTATGAACTCAATAGCGGCTGGAAGTGCAGATCAATAAAAGAAGAAAAAGCCTTGGGAGAAGATATCTCCAGCCCATCCTATACTTTATCGGGATGGAAAAATGCCGTTGTTCCCGGCACTGTTCTCACTACGATGCTTGCCAACAAAGAGATACCAGATCCTTTCTATGGCATGAACAACGAACAGATACCAGATATCTATAAAACCGGCAGAGATTACTATACCTACTGGTTTGTGAAGAACTTCAAGGAAGAACAACCCGAAAACGGAAACCAGGTATGGCTTAAATTCCGAGGCATCAACTATAGCTGCAGGATATACCTCAACGGTAAACTTGTCAACAAAGAACCGTATGAAGGCATGTACCTCCGCAAATCATTCAATATCACTAAACTGTTATCAAAGACAGGAGATAACCGCCTTGCTGTGATTGTCTTTCCTCCCGATCCGGTTGGTAATCCCAACGGAGGCCAGGGAGGTGACGGAACAATAGCACGCGGAGTCTCTCACCAGTATGTAGCCGGCTGGGACTGGATCCGCCCCATCCGTGACCGTAATACCGGAATCTGGGATAAAGTATATATTGAAAAAACAGGTAGCGTGAATTTAAGTGATCCTCATATCATTACTCAGGTTCCCGGCAAACGTACCCCCGAAGGCAAACAGAGCGAAGCCCTGATCAAAGTTTCGACTGAAGTAGAAAATGCTTCTGATAAAGCAGTTTCGGGTGTGGTTAAGTTTTCTGTTGAAGGAAACGTAATCTCCAAAGAAGTAACCCTTGAACCCAATTCAAAACAGACAGTTTCCTTACCTGTCTACAAGATGCAGAATCCCCGCCTTTGGTGGCCTTCCGGTTACGGCGAACAGAATCTTTATAAATCAGAAATCTCTTTTGAAGAAAAGAACAAGGGAATTTCAGACAGTGAAAGTGTTCAGTTTGGCGTAAGAGAAATCCAGACTCAGTGGAACCCGATCACCAGTAGCCGTGAAATACATGTCAATGGTCAGAAGATCTTTATCAAAGGCGGTAACTGGATTATCTCGGATGCTATGCTTCGTTTTACTCCCGAACGCTACGATGCTGAAATCCGCTATCACCGTGATATGAATCTGAACCTGATCCGTATCTGGGGTGGTGCGCTGGTAGAACGTCCTGAGTTCTATGAAGCCTGCGACCGCTATGGTATGCTTGTATTCCAGGATTTCTGGATGTCCGGCGACTGTAACGGACGATGGCTGGATCCAATGAAAAAGGAAGATCAGTGGACACGTAGAAATTATCCTGATAACCACAACCTGTTCCTGGAATGTGCAGCCGATATGGTTAAGATGGTACGTAACCACCCATCACTTGCAATCTGGTGCGGAGGAAATGAAATTGCTCCCCCTGATGATATCCTGACTGTTTTACGTGATTCAATTATCACCAAACTGGACGGTACCCGTATGTTCTTTGATTTCTCCAATACCGAAAAGATGTCATTAAATACCATTGGTGGAAACGGAGATGGTCCATACTCTATCCAACCCCTGAGTGTGTTCTGGAATCACAAGACCTGGCCTTTCAACTCAGAAGTCGGTTCTGTGGGAGTAGGTGACTATGAATCACTGAAACGCTTTATTCCGGAAAAGAACATGGTGCTTCCTGTTTATCACCCGAATGAGAAACCAAATGAAACCGCCGATTCCGTATGGACTTACCATACCTATACCGGAGTAGGTTATGAAGGCTTTCTGGAACCTTACGGAACTCCATCGGATATCAAAGATTTCTGCATGAAGGCACAGCTGGTAAATTATGATCAGTACCGTGGCTTGATGGAAGGCTTCAGTTCACACATGTGGAACTGGTACACCGGTGTAATAATCTGGAAGACACAGAATCCATGGACAGCCATGCGTGGTCAGATGTACGATTACTATCTTGATCCTAATGCCTGCCTGTTCGGCCTTAGAAACGGAAGTGAAAAGCTTCATACCATGTGCAATCCTACCGATGGCACTCTTATGCTTGTCAATAACGGCTTCAAGGCATGTGATAATCTGACACTGACAGCAACGTGGTTTGATATGAACGGAAAGAGCAGTGAGATTACTCAAAAAACCATCTCTATTGATGCTTCCAGCAGCAAGAAATTGTTCTCCATAAAGAAAGAGCTAGATGTTCTTGCAAAGGAGAAAGGCGGTTTCCTCCGTCTTCAATTGATGGACGAAAGCAAACAGGTTGTAAGTGAAAACGTCTATTGGCTGGCTGATGGAACAGGCAAATACAGCGGTCTGTCAACAATGAATAAAGCTAAACTGAAGGTTTCAGTAAAACCATTGAAGGCAGGAAAAGTGGAAGTAACCCTTTCCAATCCGGCAAGTAATCCGGTTGCATTCTTTAACCGTGTATCAGTTGTAGATAAGAAAACGGGTGAAAGAGTCCTTCCAGTATTCTACAGTGACAACTATTTCTCTGTCGTTCCTGGTGGAGAGAAGAAAATTGAGATCGAATATAATGCATCTTCCAAATCGTCTCAGGTAATTACTGTTGCCGGGTGGAATGTAGAATTGCAAGAGATAACTATACCTAAAATTAAATAG